The genomic DNA AATTTAATAATAGAAGTTGTTAGGTGTATTTTTTTATATCTTTGTCAGCTAAGATTTCTTTATAGACTTCTTCTGGTAATCTATGTTCAAGTAAAATAACATTTTTATTTTGTTTTAATTTTTTTATATACCTTGTAAGTTTTTTCTTGTCTAGTTTATAATACATTTTAACCTCTTTTTCATTTATGCCAGCCTCAAAAAGATGTGCCGGTTTTTTTGTTGTGAGAATAATTTTATCTGCATATTTAGTCATATATTCACCAACTTCTTTGTGTTTTTCTTTTGTCTTTCTTCCAAGCTCAAACATTCCTTTTGCAATAACTATTTTGGTATAAGAGTTATTAAAAATTTCCAGTGTTTTTAGTGCTGTTTTAAAGCCTACTGGGTTTGAATTATAGCTATCGTCTATGATTATAGATTTTCCATACCTCATTAACTTCATAGTTCTATCCGGTACGGTTATTTTACTACAAGCTTCAATAATATTTTTTTTATCAACTCCAAATGAAACCGCAGCCAAAATAGACGCACCTAAATTGTAAGCTTGGTGTTTTCCTAAAATTGGAGATGTTATTTTCCAATTTTCTTTATTTATTTTAAAATTTATCTCTATCCCCTTTTCTGTTTCAATAACTTTTTTTATTAAACAATTTGGTTTGTTTTCTAAGTTTGCACCAAAAGTCCGTACTTTTGATCGCACTTTTGGTAAAAGTTCTTTTATATATTCGTTGTCTATGTTTGCAATTGAAATCCCCTTTTTTGGTATGGCATGTAATAGTTCAAATTTTGCATGTTGTATATTTTTTATTGTTTTAAAAAGTACCAAATGTTGCTCTATTATTGTTGTTAATATGCCTACAGTTGGCTTTGTTATTTTTGTCATTATCTTTATTTCACCTTTTCCGTAAGATCCCATTTCTACCACAAAAATATCATAACTACTAAAATCTGTTTGTAATATAAATTTTGCTATTCCCATTTCTGTATTTATATTTTTTGGCGTATGAATTACATTGAATTTTTTTTCTAGAATTTGAGACAAAAATACTTTTACAGTAGTTTTTCCATAGCTTCCTGTAATTCCAACCACTTTTAATCTTTTATAGTTACGCATTTTTTCTGTTGCTTTTTTAATGTAATAATTTTTTAACAAAACAGAAAATGGCCATAAAATAATAGAAGTCAAGATAAAAATAAACGGTCTAAAAAGTAAAATAACTAAAGCTAAAGGGCTTCCTAAAAGAAAAATAAAAACAATAGTTTCAACAATTGTTGGCAATAGAAGAGTTAAAAACGATCTAAATGTGAAGGTCGGTAGACTTTTTCTTAAGAAAGAGATAAGTCTATAAACTATATCTACTATTAGCATTATTGCAATTATTTGCAATATGTTTTCAGAAAAGTTTGGATTAAAAATTAAAAAAAGAGCCGTAATCTTCCAAAAAAAATGAAGTTTTGAAAATGATTTTATACCACCTCTGGAGAAGAAATAATCTTTTGTTCTATCCAGTCTGTAATCGGCAAACTGAAGAATTGAGGTGTGCTCAGCATATTCCAATAAGGCACTAAAAAATAATAAAAAAGTTATTATTGTTTGCATATGAAGTTTTTATAATTTTAAAACTATTTTGTATAACAAAGCAAAAATTATTTTCTTTCAATTTTTTCTTTCCCTATATATTTTTGCAGTACTTTCGGAATCAATATACTACCGTCTTCTTGTTGTAAGTTTTCTAAGATTGCAATTGGAAACCTTGATGCTACTATTGCAGTTCCGTTTAGCGTATGTACAAATTCTGTCGATCCGTCTTCTTTTTTGTATTTTATATTTAGTCTGCGAGCCTGATAGTCTGTGCAATTGCTAGCGCTTGTAATTTCACCATAACCACCGTTTTCACCTACCATATTCATATAAGCTTCTATATCGTATTTTCTGTATGCTGGTGCTCCTAAGTCTCCAGTTGGGATGTCTATTACTCTGTATGGAATTTCCAAACCATCACATATTTTCTGCTCCATCTCTAATAATTCTTGATGTATTTTTTCACTTTCCTCTGGTTTGCAAAATACAAACATTTCTAGTTTTGTAAATTGATGAACTCGGTAGATTCCTTTACTTGTTCTGCCGTAAGCCCCAGCTTCTTTACGGAAACAATGAGAAAGTCCAGCATATTTTATAGGGCCATTTGATAAATCTATAGTTTCATTTGCGTGATATCCTGCTAAAGGAATTTCTGCTGTTCCAATTAAATTCAACTCTTCATTTTCTATTTTATAAATTTGATCTTCTTCTCCACGAGGATTAAAACCAGCACCCTCCAAAATTTCAGTCTTTGCCAAGTCTGGTGTAATCATTAAATCGAAATTATAATCTTGCAGAATTTCCAAACCATATGAAATTAAAGCTCTTTCTAATAAAACTGCATCATTTTTAAGAAAATACCATTTTGATCCAGCAATTTTTGCTCCACGCTCAAAATCTATCATATTCAAATTTTCCATCAACTCATCGTGATTTTTTGCGTCAAAACTAAAATTTGGTTTTTCACCTTTTATCTCCAAAACTTTAAAATCTTCCTCCCCTCCTCTGGGAGTTTTTGGATGAATTAAGTTTGGGACTCTTTTGTACAAATCAAAATAATCCACGTCAACAAGTTCTAATTCTGTTTCTAGTCCTTTAATCTCCAAACCAACCCTCTTTAATTCTTCAATTTCCTCTGGTGTTGGTTTACTCTTCGAACCTTTATTTCTAGAAGCTCTTTTATCTTCTAATTTTACTATAATGCCCCTTCTTTTTTTATCTACATCTAGCAATCTATCTATATCCAAGTCCACAAAACGATCTTTCACATTTTGTTTTATCAAATCTATATTTTTACGAATAAAGTTTATATCTAACATATTTGTGTTTGTAAATATTCTTTCATTTTTCTTATTGCTTGCCCGCGGTGACTTATTTCATTTTTTTCCTCCAAACTGAGATCATCGTATATTTTGTTTAGCTTTGGCACAAAAAATATAGGATCGTATCCAAAACCAGTCTTTATTATAGCAGGATATTCTTCAGAAATTAAACCATTTACTTTCCCCAATACAGATTTACTAGTTTTTGTGTTTGGATCGTAAAAAGTAATCACAGTTCTAAAACTAGCGTTTCTTTTGCTTAAGTCTATTCCTTTAAGTTTTTCTAAAACAAGATCACACTTTTCTTTGTGTGAATCAGCAACTCTAGCACTATGCACTCCAGGCCAACCATCCAAATCATTTACAAAAAGTCCACTGTCATCTGCCAAAGTATTCAATCCTGTTTTTTCTGCATAATACTTTGCTTTAAGTAATGAATTTCCTTCCAATGTCTCTTCTGTTTCTTCTGGGTCTTCTATTTCAAAATTCAAATCATCGAGAAAAATAAAATCAAAATATTCGAAGTTTTCAAACTCTTTTTTAATTTCTTCAATTTTATTTTTATTTGTTGTTGCAATTAGAAGTTTTGTTACCATATTTTTTTATAAGATGTGTTTTTAGTCGCTTTTCTTTGAAAGATTTTAGTCTAACAATTTTACTATTTATACTTTCTTTTTCAAGATAACCTTCTAAGTTATTCACAAACATTTTTTGGTCATAACCTAGTGCAATGATATTAGGTTTTTGTTCTAATATCACTTTATAAACATATTTTTTACTTCCAAATACAACCTTATCAACCAATTTTATATTTTCCATTATTTCTTTTCTTTCGTTTTCTGTATGGAAACATCTAGATTTTTTTATTTTTTCTACATTTTTGTCTCTTGCTATAACTACAATTAAATAATTTCCTAGTTTTTTTGCTTGTTGAAGCATTTTCAAATGTCCAAAATGTATCAGATCAAAAGTGCCAAAAACCATTACCTTTTTCATAATTATTCTTGCTCCGGTTTCATAAGTGGAAACAGTACACAATCTCTCACTGGCTTATCTTCAAAAAAAGCAAAGAACCTTTCTGACAATCCAAAACCTGTTGTTGGAGGCATTCCGTGTTCCAGAGCTTCTATAAAATCTGCGTCGTACATATGAGCCTCATCATCTCCCCCTTCTCTCATTTCTAGTTGTTTCTTAAATCTTTCTTTTTGGTCTATCGGATCGTTTAACTCCGAGTATCCATTTCCAAGCTCACTCCCTGCTACAATAATTTGAAATCTTTCTGTTAGCTCCCTGTCATCTTCTTTTCTTTTTGCTAAAGCCGAGACTTGAACTGGATGGTTTACTAAAAATAAAGGTCCTTTGTACTGCTTACGAATTTGCTTCCAGACCAAATCAATCAACCTACCTTTTTGAGCAGTGTTTTCATATTTTACACCAAGCTCATCTAATTTCTTTTTCAAATCATCTTCCGAAGAGGTTAAAATATCTATATCTAATTTTTCTTTAATTGCAGAAACATAATCAAGTCTTTTCCACTTCTCTCCAAGATCAATTTCACCAAATTCTTTTAGATTAAACTTTAAAGTTCCCCAAGTTTTTTTTGCAACAAACTTTATCATTCTTTCGGTCATTTCCATGTTATCTTCATAGTTTTTATACGCCCAATAAAATTCCATTTGGGTATAATCTTGAAGGTGTTCCCTACTTATTCCTTCATTTCTAAATTGGCGACCTATCTCAAAGGTCTTCTCAAAACCACCGACCATAAGTCTTTTTTGCCACAACTCCCCCATTGAAATACGCAAGAACACATCTATATCTAGTGCGTTGTGATGAGTTGAAAATGGAGATGCCTCTGCTCCTCCAGTTGTGGTTTCTAATACTGGTGTCTCCACCTCCAAAAATCCTTCGTTTACTAAAAATTCACGAATTGCAGACCAAAATGTGCTTTTTCTTCTGAAAAGCTCTTTTGATTCTTTATTCATTATCAAGTCTAAATATCTTTTTCTAAATTTTATTTCTTCATTTTGAAGTCCATGAAACTTGTCTGGCAAAGGAAGGAGTGATTTTGAAAGCATTTTCCAATTACTAACCAAAAGTGATTTCTCTTCTGTTTTTGTAATAAAAAAATCACCAGAAACTTCAATAATATCTCCAATGTCTACTTTTTTTACGAAAAGTTTATAATTTTCTTTCCCCAAGTTATCCTGCTTGAAAACCATTTGCATTCTTGCACTTTCGTCTTCAATTTGTATGAAAGTCAATTTACCGATTTCTCTTTTCATCATGATTCTACCTACACAAACAAATTTATCATCTTCTTTTCCTAATAATACTTCTGAAAGTGTATTTGTTCTGTCTGTTTTTGCTGGATAAGAATTTATGTTTAATTCTTGTAAATCTTGTAATTTTTTAAGGCGAACTGAACGCTCGTCATTTATATTTACTTCGTTTGTATTCATATTTTTATTGAATATTCAAAATTTTATACTCTTGTGTTCCTGATGGTATTTGGACTTCCACAACATCTCCTTTTTTCTTTCCCAAAAATGCACTTCCAAGTGGAGATTCATTGGAAATTTTACCGTTTAACGGATCTGCTTCTTGTGGACCAGTGATGGTATATTCTTTTTCTTTACCCCGCACTTCCACAGTAATAGTTGAACCCAATCCAATAGAACTAGACCCACCTTTCGTAATTATTTCTGAATTGTCCAAAATACTAGTAATTTCTCTCGCTCTTGCCATAGTCCAGCCCATATCTTCTCTGGCTGCGTGGTATTCTGCATTTTCGGATAAATCTCCCATTTGACGAGCTTCATCTATTCTTTTTGCTATTTCAAGTTTTTTTGTTTTTGTTAAAAATTTAAGCTCTTCTTTTAGCTTATCGTATTTATCTTGGAACAGGTATTGTACTTTGTTGGACATAATCTTCAGCATTATAAAATATAACCGCAATTTGCGGCTAGATTTATTATATCAGATAGTAAAACAGTGTCAACTTTAATATTAAAATAATAAATTTTTTATAAAAAAAGAGGGTGTGACAATTGAGCCACACCCTTTATACTAAGAGGTTTTTTTCTTGTGTACATTCTTGAATAGATATTTCCCAATTTCATTTGGTGAAAGTCTATTCTCTTCTACGGGTGCTATAATATTTATTTTATAAGTTATTTTTTCCGTAAAACTTACTAAAGATTTTCCTTCAAGTAAATTCCTAGCATTATTTTCTCCCAACGCAGCTAGAAGTCTTTCAAATTCTTCACGCGTCCAATTTGGATATCCCATTATTTACTCCTTAATAGACTAAATCTCTATATTTTATGGGTTTCTAATCAAGATTTCCTAATTTTCCAAACATTATAAAAATCAGATAAATAATAGTATTATTTTTATAAAAAGTCAAAGAAGAAGTGTTCCAAATGTTTTATTACTTCGTTTATTCTAAATGGTGGAAAATTGAAGTCTGAAGTCCGAAAACTATCCTTAAAACCTATATTCATACCACCACTTATAAAAATCATAGGCTATTTCTGTGGAGATTCCACTTCCCTCTTCTCCTTCTTCTACTAAAACTGTGACCACAATTTCTGGATAATTGAATGGTGCAAAAGATGTAAACCATGCATGATTGTCTTTGGTAGAACTCCATTGCGCTGTTCCTGTTTTCCCTGCCACAAGCAGTGGAAGTGCAGAAAGTCTTCTGCAAGAACCATAAACAACACACTCACGCATTCCAAGTTTTGCTGTTTGAATATGACTTGAATTTATAAAATTTTCATTCAAAATAACTGTCTCAATTTTTTCTTCTTCTTTTGTCTCGGGGTTTATTATTTTTTGAGCAATTCTAGGTTGATAAAGTGTGCCACCGTTTGCAACCACAGAAGTCATACTTGCTATTTGAAGTGGTGTCACCGAAACATCACCCTGACCAATTGATAAATTATAAGTATCACCAACATACCACCTTTCATTTTTTACCTCTTGTTTCCACTCTTTTGATGGTAAGAACCCTTTTGCTTCTCCTGGAATATCTATATTCAATCTTTCTGCGAAACCAAATTTTTTTAGATATTCTACAATTTTTGTAGCGCCAAGACCCTCAAAATCATTGTATCCTCCACCGATATAATAATAAAAAGTGTTTACAGACCAAGCCAAA from Candidatus Magasanikbacteria bacterium includes the following:
- a CDS encoding UDP-N-acetylmuramoyl-tripeptide--D-alanyl-D-alanine ligase produces the protein MQTIITFLLFFSALLEYAEHTSILQFADYRLDRTKDYFFSRGGIKSFSKLHFFWKITALFLIFNPNFSENILQIIAIMLIVDIVYRLISFLRKSLPTFTFRSFLTLLLPTIVETIVFIFLLGSPLALVILLFRPFIFILTSIILWPFSVLLKNYYIKKATEKMRNYKRLKVVGITGSYGKTTVKVFLSQILEKKFNVIHTPKNINTEMGIAKFILQTDFSSYDIFVVEMGSYGKGEIKIMTKITKPTVGILTTIIEQHLVLFKTIKNIQHAKFELLHAIPKKGISIANIDNEYIKELLPKVRSKVRTFGANLENKPNCLIKKVIETEKGIEINFKINKENWKITSPILGKHQAYNLGASILAAVSFGVDKKNIIEACSKITVPDRTMKLMRYGKSIIIDDSYNSNPVGFKTALKTLEIFNNSYTKIVIAKGMFELGRKTKEKHKEVGEYMTKYADKIILTTKKPAHLFEAGINEKEVKMYYKLDKKKLTRYIKKLKQNKNVILLEHRLPEEVYKEILADKDIKKYT
- the serS gene encoding serine--tRNA ligase encodes the protein MLDINFIRKNIDLIKQNVKDRFVDLDIDRLLDVDKKRRGIIVKLEDKRASRNKGSKSKPTPEEIEELKRVGLEIKGLETELELVDVDYFDLYKRVPNLIHPKTPRGGEEDFKVLEIKGEKPNFSFDAKNHDELMENLNMIDFERGAKIAGSKWYFLKNDAVLLERALISYGLEILQDYNFDLMITPDLAKTEILEGAGFNPRGEEDQIYKIENEELNLIGTAEIPLAGYHANETIDLSNGPIKYAGLSHCFRKEAGAYGRTSKGIYRVHQFTKLEMFVFCKPEESEKIHQELLEMEQKICDGLEIPYRVIDIPTGDLGAPAYRKYDIEAYMNMVGENGGYGEITSASNCTDYQARRLNIKYKKEDGSTEFVHTLNGTAIVASRFPIAILENLQQEDGSILIPKVLQKYIGKEKIERK
- the rdgB gene encoding RdgB/HAM1 family non-canonical purine NTP pyrophosphatase — translated: MVTKLLIATTNKNKIEEIKKEFENFEYFDFIFLDDLNFEIEDPEETEETLEGNSLLKAKYYAEKTGLNTLADDSGLFVNDLDGWPGVHSARVADSHKEKCDLVLEKLKGIDLSKRNASFRTVITFYDPNTKTSKSVLGKVNGLISEEYPAIIKTGFGYDPIFFVPKLNKIYDDLSLEEKNEISHRGQAIRKMKEYLQTQIC
- a CDS encoding FAD synthase, which encodes MKKVMVFGTFDLIHFGHLKMLQQAKKLGNYLIVVIARDKNVEKIKKSRCFHTENERKEIMENIKLVDKVVFGSKKYVYKVILEQKPNIIALGYDQKMFVNNLEGYLEKESINSKIVRLKSFKEKRLKTHLIKKYGNKTSNCNNK
- the lysS gene encoding lysine--tRNA ligase; the protein is MNTNEVNINDERSVRLKKLQDLQELNINSYPAKTDRTNTLSEVLLGKEDDKFVCVGRIMMKREIGKLTFIQIEDESARMQMVFKQDNLGKENYKLFVKKVDIGDIIEVSGDFFITKTEEKSLLVSNWKMLSKSLLPLPDKFHGLQNEEIKFRKRYLDLIMNKESKELFRRKSTFWSAIREFLVNEGFLEVETPVLETTTGGAEASPFSTHHNALDIDVFLRISMGELWQKRLMVGGFEKTFEIGRQFRNEGISREHLQDYTQMEFYWAYKNYEDNMEMTERMIKFVAKKTWGTLKFNLKEFGEIDLGEKWKRLDYVSAIKEKLDIDILTSSEDDLKKKLDELGVKYENTAQKGRLIDLVWKQIRKQYKGPLFLVNHPVQVSALAKRKEDDRELTERFQIIVAGSELGNGYSELNDPIDQKERFKKQLEMREGGDDEAHMYDADFIEALEHGMPPTTGFGLSERFFAFFEDKPVRDCVLFPLMKPEQE
- the greA gene encoding transcription elongation factor GreA — translated: MSNKVQYLFQDKYDKLKEELKFLTKTKKLEIAKRIDEARQMGDLSENAEYHAAREDMGWTMARAREITSILDNSEIITKGGSSSIGLGSTITVEVRGKEKEYTITGPQEADPLNGKISNESPLGSAFLGKKKGDVVEVQIPSGTQEYKILNIQ